One Brassica oleracea var. oleracea cultivar TO1000 chromosome C7, BOL, whole genome shotgun sequence genomic window carries:
- the LOC106306642 gene encoding calcium-dependent protein kinase 13-like → MGNCCRSPAAVAREDVKSNYSGNDHRRKDASGGKKPAPIRVLGDVPKENIEDRYLLDRELGRGEFGVTYLCIARSTRDLLACKSISKRKLRTEVDVEDVKREVAIMQHLPKSSSIVTLKEACEDDNAVHLVMELCEGGELFDRIVARGHYTERAAAGVTKTIMEVVQLCHKHGVIHRDLKPENFLFANKKENSPLKAIDFGLSIFFKPGEKFSEIVGSPYYMAPEVLKRSYGPEIDIWSAGVILYILLCGVPPFWAESEQGVAQAILRGIIDFKREPWPNISETAKSLVRQMLEPDPKRRLTAKQVLEHPWIQNAKKAPNIPLGDVVKSRLKQFSVMNRFKRKALRVIAEFLSTQEVEDIKEMFNKMDTDKDGIVTIEELKAGLRDFGTQLAESEVQMLIEAVDTKGKGTLDYGEFVAVSLHLQKVANDEHLRKAFSYFDKDGNGYILPQELCEALKEDGGDDCVDVANDIFQEVDTDKDGRISYEEFAAMMKTGTDWRKASRHYSRGRFNSLSIKLMKDGSLNLGNEIINSKQSE, encoded by the exons ATGGGGAACTGCTGCAGATCCCCCGCCGCCGTGGCGAGAGAAGACGTCAAATCCAACTACTCCGGCAACGATCACCGCCGCAAAGACGCCTCCGGCGGGAAGAAACCGGCGCCGATTCGAGTCCTCGGCGACGTCCCCAAGGAGAACATCGAGGACCGCTACCTGCTCGACAGAGAGCTCGGGCGCGGCGAGTTCGGCGTCACGTACCTCTGCATCGCGAGATCCACGCGCGACCTGCTCGCCTGCAAGTCCATCTCCAAGAGGAAGCTCAGGACCGAGGTGGACGTCGAGGACGTGAAGAGGGAGGTGGCGATTATGCAGCATTTGCCTAAGAGCTCGAGCATCGTCACTCTGAAGGAGGCTTGCGAGGACGACAACGCTGTGCATTTGGTGATGGAGTTGTGTGAAGGCGGCGAGCTTTTCGATAGGATTGTGGCTAGAGGGCACTACACGGAGCGGGCCGCGGCGGGAGTCACGAAGACGATCATGGAGGTTGTGCAGCTTTGCCATAAGCACGGTGTTATTCATAGAGATTTGAAGCCGGAGAATTTCTTGTTTGCTAACAAGAAGGAGAACTCTCCGCTTAAGGCTATTGATTTTGGATTGTCTATCTTCTTCAAGCCAG GTGAGAAGTTCTCGGAGATAGTTGGGAGTCCATATTACATGGCACCTGAGGTGCTAAAGAGGAGCTATGGACCAGAAATAGATATTTGGAGTGCTGGAGTCATTCTTTATATCCTCCTCTGTGGAGTTCCTCCTTTCTGGGCAG AGTCGGAACAAGGAGTTGCTCAGGCTATTTTACGAGGGATAATTGATTTTAAGAGGGAACCGTGGCCAAACATTTCAGAGACTGCTAAGAGTCTTGTCAGACAAATGTTAGAGCCTGATCCAAAGCGCCGGCTAACTGCAAAACAAGTGCTTG AGCACCCATGGATTCAGAACGCCAAGAAAGCTCCAAATATCCCTCTTGGAGACGTTGTCAAGTCCAGACTAAAGCAGTTCTCAGTGATGAACAGATTCAAGAGAAAAGCTTTGAGG GTTATTGCTGAATTTTTATCTACTCAAGAAGTAGAAGACATCAAGGAGATGTTCAACAAGATGGATACTGACAAAGACGGTATTGTTACCATCGAGGAGTTGAAAGCTGGACTTCGCGATTTTGGTACACAGCTAGCTGAATCAGAAGTTCAGATGCTTATTGAAGCG GTGGATACTAAAGGGAAAGGAACACTAGACTATGGAGAGTTTGTTGCAGTCTCTCTCCACCTGCAGAAGGTAGCAAACGATGAGCATCTCCGCAAAGCGTTCTCCTACTTTGACAAGGATGGAAATGGTTACATTCTCCCCCAAGAGCTTTGTGAAGCCTTAAAGGAAGATGGAGGAGATGACTGTGTTGATGTCGCCAATGATATATTCCAAGAAGTTGACACTGACAAG GATGGGAGAATAAGCTACGAAGAGTTTGCGGCAATGATGAAAACAGGAACTGATTGGAGAAAGGCTTCTCGTCATTACTCGAGAGGGAGGTTCAATAGCTTAAGCATCAAGCTAATGAAGGACGGATCATTGAACCTAGGCAATGAAATAATAAATAGCAAACAAAGTGAGTAA